The Pirellulimonas nuda genome includes a region encoding these proteins:
- the odhB gene encoding 2-oxoglutarate dehydrogenase complex dihydrolipoyllysine-residue succinyltransferase, which produces MAAAVESTEEEVVVPEVGESISEVVIGQWHKQEGDSVGRDEEIVELESEKATFEAPAPVAGVLRRILKQSGDTAQVGEVIALIERVPGGGGSAAPAASTPPAKSAPAKPPKAERAPAPKQPEPKQTGGAEPAVMPAAARLLAENDLDAGQVEATGPGGRLLKEDVLRHIAAPQRSTPPAPQKSAPPAPASKPAPAVTVRHTPVQNADAREERRPMTPLRRRIAARLVEAQKTAALLTTFNEADMSAIKQLRKEHGDAFEKRHGVRLGFMGFFVKAAVEALKSCPELNARIDGDELVYQNFYDIGIAIGIEGGLVVPVLRDADRLSFADIERSIEDFAGRARKGQLKVDEMMGGTFTISNGGIYGSLLSTPIVNPPQSGVLGMHTIQERPIALNGQVVIRPMMYLALTYDHRIVDGKGAVTFLKQIKQAIEEPARMLIEV; this is translated from the coding sequence ATGGCAGCAGCTGTAGAGTCGACCGAGGAAGAGGTCGTAGTGCCAGAAGTCGGGGAATCGATCTCCGAGGTTGTCATCGGCCAGTGGCACAAGCAGGAGGGGGACTCCGTGGGGCGTGACGAAGAGATCGTCGAGCTGGAGTCCGAGAAGGCCACCTTCGAGGCCCCCGCCCCGGTGGCGGGGGTGCTGCGACGAATCCTGAAGCAATCGGGGGACACCGCGCAGGTGGGCGAGGTGATCGCGTTGATCGAGCGCGTGCCCGGCGGCGGCGGGTCGGCGGCCCCGGCGGCCAGCACGCCGCCCGCCAAGTCGGCGCCAGCCAAGCCCCCCAAGGCCGAGCGAGCCCCCGCGCCAAAACAGCCCGAGCCCAAGCAGACCGGCGGCGCCGAACCAGCCGTCATGCCCGCGGCCGCCCGGCTGCTGGCCGAGAACGACCTCGACGCCGGCCAGGTCGAGGCGACCGGCCCCGGCGGCCGGCTGCTCAAGGAAGACGTGCTCCGCCACATCGCCGCGCCCCAGCGGTCCACGCCGCCGGCCCCCCAGAAATCAGCCCCCCCCGCGCCGGCGTCGAAGCCCGCGCCTGCCGTCACGGTCCGGCACACCCCCGTCCAGAACGCCGACGCCCGTGAAGAGCGCAGGCCGATGACCCCGCTCCGCCGGCGGATCGCCGCCCGGCTGGTCGAGGCCCAGAAGACCGCCGCGCTGCTCACCACCTTCAACGAGGCCGACATGTCGGCCATCAAGCAGCTCCGCAAAGAACACGGCGACGCCTTTGAGAAGCGGCACGGCGTGCGGCTGGGCTTCATGGGCTTCTTCGTCAAGGCGGCCGTCGAGGCGCTCAAGAGCTGCCCAGAGCTGAACGCCCGCATCGACGGCGACGAGCTGGTCTACCAGAACTTCTACGACATCGGCATCGCCATCGGCATCGAGGGGGGCCTGGTGGTCCCCGTCCTGCGCGACGCAGACCGCCTCAGCTTCGCCGACATCGAGCGCTCCATCGAAGACTTCGCCGGCCGGGCCCGCAAGGGGCAGCTCAAGGTCGACGAGATGATGGGGGGCACCTTCACCATCAGCAACGGCGGCATCTACGGCTCGCTGCTCTCAACCCCCATCGTCAACCCGCCCCAGAGCGGCGTGCTGGGGATGCACACCATCCAGGAACGCCCCATCGCCCTGAACGGCCAAGTCGTCATCCGCCCGATGATGTACCTCGCGCTGACCTACGACCACCGCATCGTCGACGGCAAAGGCGCCGTAACGTTCCTCAAGCAGATCAAGCAAGCGATCGAAGAACCGGCGCGGATGTTGATCGAGGTTTGA
- a CDS encoding YebC/PmpR family DNA-binding transcriptional regulator produces MAGHSHWAGIKHKKAVIDAKRGRLWSRLSKAIIVAARMGGGDPDANLRLRYAINDAKSVSMPKDNIDRAIKKGTGELGGGALEEVLYEGHGPSGVMVICEILTDNRNRTAPEIRKIFELNGGKLGATGCAAWMFDRKGLLVVPESAAEEDVLMELALEAGAEDVQHSGDVFEVICPVDAFNDVCAAFEQAEVTADSREVTYIPRDTVDIGADDARKVLKMMELLEDHDDVQSASANFNIDDAVLAELETD; encoded by the coding sequence ATGGCTGGGCATTCCCACTGGGCCGGCATCAAACACAAGAAGGCGGTCATCGACGCCAAGCGAGGGCGGCTCTGGAGCCGGCTCTCCAAGGCGATCATCGTCGCTGCGCGGATGGGGGGGGGCGACCCCGACGCCAACCTCCGCCTCCGCTACGCCATCAACGACGCCAAGAGCGTCTCGATGCCCAAGGACAACATCGATCGGGCCATCAAGAAGGGGACCGGCGAGCTCGGCGGCGGCGCCCTGGAAGAGGTGCTCTACGAGGGGCACGGCCCGTCGGGCGTGATGGTGATCTGCGAGATCCTCACCGACAACCGCAACCGCACCGCGCCGGAGATCCGCAAGATCTTCGAACTCAACGGGGGCAAGCTGGGCGCCACCGGCTGTGCGGCCTGGATGTTTGACCGCAAGGGGTTGCTAGTGGTCCCCGAGTCGGCCGCGGAAGAAGACGTACTGATGGAGCTGGCCCTCGAGGCGGGCGCGGAAGACGTGCAGCACAGCGGCGACGTGTTCGAGGTCATCTGCCCCGTCGATGCGTTCAACGACGTCTGCGCCGCGTTCGAGCAAGCAGAGGTCACCGCCGACAGCCGCGAGGTGACCTACATCCCCCGCGACACGGTCGACATCGGCGCGGACGACGCCCGCAAGGTGCTGAAGATGATGGAACTGCTGGAAGACCACGACGACGTGCAATCGGCCAGCGCCAACTTCAACATCGACGACGCCGTGCTGGCCGAGCTCGAAACCGACTGA
- a CDS encoding 2-oxoglutarate dehydrogenase E1 component, whose translation MNSQSLSYAERLFADYQADTASVPTEWRQFFQEMENGQDFALTPAHRNGNGSGQGVAPPPAALAAPPTEPTRQPPAPHVALSGAHTDYDERGEDQLKWVALQERVDQLVRNHRVRGHITARIDPLKQDRPYAPELDPAYYGFSEADLDRVFSVRNTEGPVQRPLREIISMLRTTYCRYIGVQFMHIDDLAVREWLQFRMEKSQNRIQLRRDQQLRIHRKLTDAVIFEEFVQKKFLGAKSFSLEGAESLIPLLDMAIERAGDEGAEEVVLGMAHRGRLNVMANICGKDPRQIFREFADVDPELHVGRGDVKYHLGCSNEFVTGSGHKLHLSLCFNPSHLEFVNTVAMGRLRAKQDHAGDHDRRRGLLLLVHGDAAFAGEGIVQETLNLSELPGYRVGGAIHVVVNNQIGFTTTPSEGRSSVYCTDVAKMLQIPIFHVNGEHPESVAQVLQLAMDFRREFQRDVVIDMLCYRLRGHNEGDEPSFTQPMQYREINAHRPVRESYLKHLLKLGGISPEEAEGIVAERYQHLERELASSRAKNFVPRRDMLSGDWQRYTGGPESEAPDVDTHVPHDMLVRLLEAQATFPEDFKLHPKIARATERREEMAHGKAPLDWAAGEALALASLAADGVRIRITGQDAQRGTFSHRHAVLHDYENGSVYMPLAELSDDQGPVEIHNSPLSEAGVLGFEYGYSLDCPDGLVVWEAQFGDFANAAQVVIDQFIASAEDKWRRLSGLVLLLPHGFEGQGPEHSSARLERFLLLAAEDNIQVVYPSTPAQLFHVLRRQVVRPWRKPLIVMTPKSLLRHKQCVSSMEDLSAGKFQRVIPDGEIENPAAVRRILLCTGKIYYELREKREQLDRKDIAILRVEQLYPLPTAELIECLKPYHDGTHAVWVQEEPENMGAWRYLRIRMGDQLFGRFPFSDVCRPASASPATGSKTSHQMEQDHLIAEALGV comes from the coding sequence ATGAATAGTCAGAGCCTGAGTTACGCCGAGCGGCTGTTTGCCGACTATCAGGCGGACACCGCGTCGGTCCCGACAGAATGGCGTCAGTTTTTCCAAGAAATGGAGAACGGCCAGGACTTCGCGTTGACGCCCGCCCACCGCAATGGCAACGGCTCCGGCCAGGGCGTAGCGCCGCCGCCGGCCGCTTTAGCGGCGCCCCCCACAGAGCCGACGCGTCAACCGCCGGCGCCGCATGTCGCCCTGTCGGGCGCGCACACGGACTACGACGAGCGGGGCGAAGACCAACTGAAGTGGGTCGCCCTGCAGGAGCGGGTCGACCAGCTAGTGCGCAACCACCGCGTCCGCGGCCACATCACCGCGCGCATCGATCCCCTCAAGCAGGACCGCCCCTACGCGCCGGAACTCGACCCCGCCTACTACGGCTTTAGCGAGGCGGACCTCGATCGCGTCTTCTCCGTCCGCAACACCGAGGGCCCCGTGCAGCGTCCGCTGCGCGAGATCATCAGCATGCTGCGGACCACGTACTGCCGGTACATCGGCGTGCAGTTCATGCACATCGACGACCTGGCGGTGCGCGAGTGGCTGCAGTTCCGCATGGAGAAGAGCCAGAACCGCATCCAGCTCCGCCGCGACCAGCAGCTCCGCATCCACCGCAAGCTGACCGACGCGGTGATCTTCGAAGAGTTCGTGCAGAAGAAGTTCCTCGGCGCCAAGAGCTTCTCCCTGGAGGGCGCCGAGAGCCTGATCCCGCTCTTGGACATGGCAATCGAACGCGCCGGCGACGAGGGCGCCGAAGAAGTGGTGCTGGGGATGGCCCACCGCGGCCGGCTGAACGTGATGGCCAACATCTGCGGCAAGGACCCGCGGCAGATCTTCCGCGAGTTTGCCGACGTCGACCCCGAGCTGCACGTGGGCCGCGGCGACGTGAAGTACCACCTGGGCTGCTCCAACGAGTTCGTCACCGGCTCGGGCCACAAGCTGCACCTGTCGCTCTGCTTCAACCCCAGCCACCTGGAGTTCGTGAACACCGTGGCCATGGGCCGGCTGCGGGCCAAGCAGGACCACGCCGGCGACCATGATCGCCGCCGCGGGCTGCTGCTGCTGGTGCACGGCGACGCGGCGTTCGCCGGCGAGGGGATCGTGCAAGAGACGCTCAACCTCAGCGAGCTGCCCGGCTACCGCGTGGGGGGCGCCATCCACGTGGTGGTGAACAACCAGATCGGCTTCACCACCACCCCCAGCGAGGGACGCAGCAGCGTCTACTGCACCGACGTGGCGAAGATGCTGCAGATCCCCATCTTCCACGTCAACGGCGAGCACCCCGAGTCGGTCGCCCAGGTGCTGCAGCTCGCGATGGACTTCCGCCGCGAGTTCCAGCGCGACGTGGTGATCGACATGCTCTGCTACCGCCTCCGCGGCCACAACGAGGGGGACGAGCCCTCGTTCACCCAGCCGATGCAGTACCGCGAGATCAACGCCCACCGGCCGGTCCGCGAGAGCTACCTGAAGCACCTGCTGAAGCTCGGCGGCATCAGCCCCGAGGAGGCCGAGGGGATCGTCGCAGAACGCTACCAGCACCTCGAGCGCGAGCTGGCCTCGTCGCGCGCCAAGAACTTTGTGCCCCGCCGCGACATGCTCAGCGGCGACTGGCAGCGCTACACCGGCGGGCCCGAGTCCGAGGCGCCCGACGTCGACACCCACGTGCCGCACGACATGCTGGTGAGGCTGCTCGAAGCCCAGGCGACCTTCCCGGAGGACTTCAAGCTCCACCCCAAGATCGCCCGCGCCACCGAACGCCGCGAAGAGATGGCCCACGGCAAGGCGCCGCTCGACTGGGCGGCCGGCGAGGCGTTGGCGCTGGCGTCGCTGGCGGCCGATGGCGTCCGCATCCGCATCACCGGCCAGGACGCCCAGCGGGGCACCTTCAGCCACCGCCACGCGGTCCTGCACGACTACGAGAACGGCTCGGTGTACATGCCGCTGGCCGAGCTCAGCGACGACCAGGGCCCGGTTGAGATCCACAACAGCCCCCTCTCCGAGGCGGGCGTGCTGGGCTTCGAGTACGGCTACAGCCTCGACTGCCCCGACGGGCTGGTGGTGTGGGAGGCCCAGTTCGGCGACTTCGCCAACGCCGCCCAGGTGGTGATCGACCAGTTCATCGCCAGCGCCGAAGACAAATGGCGCCGCCTCAGCGGCCTGGTGCTGCTGCTGCCGCACGGCTTCGAGGGCCAGGGGCCCGAGCACTCCAGCGCCCGGCTCGAACGCTTCCTGCTGCTGGCGGCCGAGGACAACATCCAGGTCGTCTACCCCTCGACCCCGGCGCAGCTCTTCCACGTGCTCCGCCGGCAAGTGGTGCGCCCCTGGCGTAAGCCGCTGATCGTGATGACCCCCAAGAGCCTGCTGCGGCACAAGCAGTGCGTGTCGTCGATGGAAGACCTCTCCGCGGGGAAGTTCCAACGCGTGATCCCCGACGGCGAGATCGAGAACCCCGCGGCCGTGCGGCGGATCCTGCTCTGCACCGGCAAGATCTACTACGAGCTGCGCGAGAAGCGCGAGCAGCTCGACCGCAAAGACATCGCGATCCTGCGCGTCGAACAACTCTACCCGCTCCCCACCGCGGAGCTGATCGAGTGCCTCAAGCCCTACCACGACGGCACGCACGCCGTGTGGGTGCAGGAAGAACCAGAGAACATGGGCGCCTGGCGGTACCTGCGGATCCGGATGGGTGACCAGCTTTTCGGCCGGTTCCCCTTCTCCGACGTCTGCCGCCCCGCCTCGGCCAGCCCCGCGACGGGCTCGAAAACGTCGCACCAGATGGAACAAGACCACCTCATCGCCGAGGCGCTCGGCGTGTAG
- the mtnA gene encoding S-methyl-5-thioribose-1-phosphate isomerase: MHEAIRWEGADDGALLLLDQTRLPGEEVWLRCTTVEDVWQAIKRLSVRGAPAIGVSAAYGVCLAARDGADAALAACDYLATSRPTAVNLFWALERMRLAILASRPGSQPLDSHLLCEAQAIHTEDAAQCAAIGRHGAEAIAPLLQGRSILTHCNTGALATGGDGTALAVMFALAAAGSDPHVFVDETRPLLQGARLTAWELMQRGVRCTLICDSMAAQVMREGRVGAVIVGADRIAANGDSANKIGTYALAIVANWHKVPFYVAAPATTFDMTLDSGDAIPIEERGAEEITEPFGKRTAPEGVPVYNPAFDVTPAELIAGIITERGVMAPGEVRERLGT; the protein is encoded by the coding sequence ATGCACGAAGCCATCCGCTGGGAAGGGGCCGACGACGGCGCCCTGCTGCTGCTCGACCAGACCCGGCTGCCGGGCGAGGAGGTCTGGCTGCGCTGCACGACGGTCGAAGACGTCTGGCAGGCCATCAAGCGGCTCAGCGTCCGCGGCGCGCCGGCGATCGGCGTGTCGGCCGCGTACGGCGTGTGCTTGGCGGCGCGGGACGGCGCCGATGCGGCGCTCGCGGCGTGCGACTACCTAGCGACATCGAGACCCACAGCGGTCAACCTCTTCTGGGCGCTGGAGCGGATGCGGCTCGCGATCCTCGCTTCGAGGCCAGGGAGTCAGCCGCTCGATTCCCACCTGCTCTGCGAAGCACAAGCCATCCACACCGAGGACGCCGCGCAGTGCGCCGCGATCGGGCGCCACGGCGCAGAAGCCATCGCCCCGCTGCTCCAGGGCCGCAGCATCCTCACCCACTGCAACACCGGCGCCCTGGCGACCGGCGGCGACGGCACGGCGCTGGCCGTGATGTTCGCGCTGGCCGCCGCCGGGAGCGATCCCCATGTGTTCGTCGACGAGACCCGCCCCCTACTGCAAGGCGCCCGTCTGACCGCTTGGGAGCTGATGCAGCGGGGCGTCCGCTGCACGCTGATTTGCGACTCGATGGCCGCCCAGGTGATGCGCGAAGGGCGCGTCGGCGCGGTGATTGTGGGCGCCGACCGCATCGCGGCCAATGGCGACTCCGCCAACAAGATCGGCACCTACGCCCTGGCGATCGTGGCCAACTGGCACAAAGTGCCGTTCTATGTGGCGGCGCCCGCGACCACGTTCGACATGACCCTCGACTCGGGCGACGCCATCCCAATCGAAGAACGCGGCGCGGAGGAGATCACCGAACCGTTCGGCAAGCGCACGGCGCCCGAAGGGGTGCCGGTCTACAACCCGGCGTTCGACGTGACGCCGGCGGAGCTAATTGCGGGGATTATCACGGAGCGTGGCGTGATGGCGCCGGGCGAGGTGCGCGAGCGGCTCGGAACCTAG
- a CDS encoding alpha-keto acid decarboxylase family protein encodes MPESNLSIGQYLIRRLQDYGIGHVFGIPGDYVLSFYTMLEESPLEAIGCTREDCAGFAADGYARVHGMGALCVTYCVGGLSVCNSIAGAYAEKSPVVMITGSPGLGERVNNPLLHHMVRNFRTQHDVFEKLCVAGAELDDPATAFHEIDRVLAACKRFSRPVYLEIPRDQVRVVPHDAPRFFAPELRSDRRALAEAVDEAARRIEQARQPVLLLGVELHRFNLQDSALRLAEASGIPMAATMLGKGVVGEHHPLYMGLYEGAMGHEKVTKFIESSDCVVMLGTFMTDINLGIFTAELDVADCIYATSEQLRIRHHHYHDVLLKDFIEELAARKLHRTSPLPPAPTDWNKEPFVLRPDDALTITRLVDRLDEQLQDETIVVADIGDSLFASTELTTHGRSEFISPAYYTSMGFATPAALGASVARPNARVVAIVGDGAFQMTGMELSSLVRRKAPVVVIVIDNGGYGTERLLHPGEYRFNDIPAWNYSKLPEVLGGGTGYRAATEGQFDEALNAAWADLSGPSIIHATIPRDDASRALQRLGERMQQNVMGG; translated from the coding sequence ATGCCCGAATCGAACCTCTCTATCGGTCAGTACCTCATCCGCCGCCTGCAGGACTACGGCATCGGCCACGTGTTCGGCATCCCGGGCGACTACGTGCTCTCCTTCTACACCATGCTGGAAGAGAGCCCGCTGGAGGCGATCGGCTGCACGCGGGAAGACTGCGCCGGGTTCGCCGCGGACGGCTACGCCCGCGTGCACGGCATGGGGGCGCTGTGCGTCACCTACTGCGTGGGGGGGCTGAGCGTGTGCAACAGCATCGCGGGGGCGTACGCAGAGAAGTCGCCCGTGGTGATGATCACCGGATCGCCGGGCCTGGGCGAGCGGGTCAACAACCCGCTGCTGCACCACATGGTGCGGAACTTCCGCACCCAGCACGACGTGTTCGAGAAGCTGTGCGTGGCGGGCGCCGAGCTCGACGACCCGGCCACCGCGTTCCACGAGATCGACCGGGTGCTAGCGGCCTGCAAGCGGTTCAGCCGGCCGGTCTACCTGGAGATCCCGCGGGACCAGGTGCGGGTGGTCCCGCACGACGCGCCCCGCTTCTTCGCCCCGGAACTGCGTAGCGACCGGCGCGCGTTGGCCGAGGCCGTGGACGAGGCGGCGCGGCGCATCGAGCAGGCCCGCCAGCCGGTGCTGCTGCTGGGGGTCGAGCTGCACCGGTTCAACCTGCAGGACTCCGCGCTCCGGCTGGCCGAGGCGAGCGGCATCCCGATGGCCGCCACCATGCTGGGCAAGGGGGTCGTGGGGGAGCACCACCCGCTGTACATGGGGCTGTACGAGGGGGCGATGGGGCACGAGAAGGTGACCAAGTTTATCGAATCGAGCGACTGCGTCGTGATGCTCGGCACGTTCATGACGGACATCAACCTGGGGATCTTCACCGCAGAACTGGACGTCGCCGACTGCATCTACGCCACCAGCGAGCAACTGCGGATCCGCCACCACCACTACCACGACGTGCTGCTGAAGGACTTTATCGAGGAGCTGGCGGCGCGGAAGCTGCACCGCACCTCGCCGCTGCCCCCTGCCCCGACCGACTGGAACAAAGAGCCGTTCGTGCTGCGGCCGGACGACGCGCTGACCATCACCCGCTTGGTCGACCGGCTCGACGAGCAGCTTCAGGACGAGACGATCGTGGTGGCCGACATCGGCGACTCCCTGTTCGCCTCGACGGAGCTGACCACCCACGGCCGGTCCGAGTTCATCAGCCCCGCCTACTACACGTCGATGGGCTTCGCCACGCCGGCGGCGCTGGGCGCCAGCGTCGCTAGGCCGAACGCCCGGGTGGTGGCGATCGTCGGCGACGGCGCCTTCCAGATGACCGGCATGGAGCTCAGCTCGCTGGTCCGCCGCAAGGCGCCCGTGGTGGTGATCGTGATCGACAACGGCGGCTACGGCACCGAGCGGCTGCTGCACCCGGGCGAGTACCGCTTCAACGACATCCCGGCGTGGAACTACAGCAAGCTCCCCGAGGTGCTCGGCGGCGGCACGGGCTACCGGGCCGCCACCGAAGGCCAGTTCGACGAGGCCCTGAACGCGGCCTGGGCGGACCTGTCGGGCCCGAGCATCATCCACGCCACCATCCCGCGGGACGACGCCAGCCGGGCGTTGCAGCGGCTTGGGGAGCGGATGCAGCAGAATGTGATGGGGGGATAA
- a CDS encoding GxxExxY protein, which yields MSPVAYPHSELTEKIIGAAIEVHKHLGPGLLESAYQVCLCRELASSGIAFAVEVPLPVSYKGHLLEAGYRLDIVVEELVILELKSIEQLNSVHEAQLLTYLRLSGKRVGLLINFNVALLKDGIIRRVV from the coding sequence GTGTCTCCGGTTGCTTATCCGCACTCGGAACTGACGGAAAAGATCATTGGCGCCGCGATCGAGGTTCACAAGCACCTTGGGCCTGGACTTTTGGAGTCGGCTTATCAGGTTTGCCTGTGCAGAGAGCTTGCCTCGAGTGGGATTGCTTTCGCTGTCGAAGTACCACTACCAGTTAGCTACAAAGGCCATCTACTGGAAGCTGGCTATCGTCTCGATATCGTCGTAGAAGAGTTAGTCATTCTAGAACTAAAGAGCATCGAACAACTCAACAGCGTTCACGAAGCTCAACTGCTAACGTACCTCCGACTCTCCGGTAAACGAGTAGGCTTGCTCATCAACTTTAATGTTGCCCTCTTGAAAGACGGAATCATACGCCGAGTTGTCTAG
- a CDS encoding type II toxin-antitoxin system VapC family toxin — protein sequence MNRLVIDASVLVKLFIEEVGSRSAALTVRKADALFAPDLLWPETGNILWKYCRRGELEAHEADAVLDEMLRMPIEIVEGQRLIRAAVKIATATDRTAYDCLYVAAAIEVDATLVTADERLCHALEGSPFAERVRPIGKK from the coding sequence GTGAATCGGTTGGTTATCGACGCCAGCGTCCTGGTCAAGCTATTCATCGAGGAGGTGGGCTCCCGGTCCGCTGCGTTGACGGTCAGGAAAGCCGACGCGTTGTTCGCCCCCGACCTGCTCTGGCCGGAGACGGGCAACATCCTCTGGAAGTACTGCCGCCGGGGTGAGCTTGAGGCCCACGAGGCAGACGCCGTCCTGGATGAGATGCTGCGGATGCCAATCGAAATCGTCGAGGGGCAGCGATTGATCCGGGCCGCGGTGAAGATCGCAACCGCCACCGACCGGACGGCGTACGACTGCCTGTACGTGGCCGCGGCGATCGAGGTCGACGCGACTCTGGTGACGGCAGACGAGCGGCTCTGCCACGCGCTGGAGGGGTCGCCGTTCGCGGAGCGGGTACGGCCGATTGGCAAGAAGTAG
- a CDS encoding FitA-like ribbon-helix-helix domain-containing protein: MADILIRGLNPSTLDRLKRRAKAAGRSLQSETRLILEKAAGRTLDESLLAAARWRKKLGDRGVDSVQALNEDRDR; this comes from the coding sequence GTGGCAGACATTCTCATCCGCGGGCTTAACCCCAGCACGCTGGACCGACTCAAGCGACGCGCCAAGGCCGCCGGCAGATCGCTGCAGAGCGAGACTCGATTGATCCTCGAAAAAGCGGCTGGGCGCACCCTCGACGAATCGCTCCTCGCCGCCGCCCGGTGGCGGAAAAAGCTAGGCGATCGCGGCGTCGACAGCGTGCAGGCCCTGAACGAGGACCGCGACCGGTGA
- a CDS encoding Ppx/GppA phosphatase family protein, producing MAEPAASSTISPTPVAVGDRIAAIDIGSNSVRVVVAEVLEGDGYRVVDEERENTRLAASLSETGRLSPTAMDATLAALGSFATMASGQGVKRVRAIATSAVRDAANGQEFCQRVYESLGLKVEVISAREEARLAFMSVARAFDVAGREVAIADIGGGSTEIVLASSGMIDQCYATRLGAVRVSEDHGLCGAVNEEQLREASDAVDRQLRRHAKKPSFEPEMLYGTGGTFTAMASMLIGKNGGDGSNVWGYRAGRVEILHLLTDLSQLPLEKRKKVSGLNPQRADIIVGGLLVIERIMSHLKVNTVQVHTRGVRDGVLLTMVRDGRSQGKPVPPEARRDAVELFAKSCGVDLTHARQVARIAARLLEQLAEPLGLDPADRELMETAAILSNVGYLINFDKHHKHSYQLILNSELSGFERRELQLVANIARYHRGSHPKKKHEGYAELGEEDRERVAQLAAILRLALALDRTHQQQVADLACAVSEGRVEIAVSSRENAEGDLWAARRKVDLFEKVFRRQVVFAEAG from the coding sequence ATGGCAGAACCCGCAGCTTCAAGCACAATTAGCCCCACGCCGGTCGCCGTTGGCGACCGCATCGCAGCCATCGACATCGGCTCGAACAGCGTCCGCGTGGTGGTGGCCGAGGTCCTGGAAGGAGACGGCTACCGGGTCGTTGACGAGGAACGAGAGAACACGCGGCTTGCCGCTTCGCTCAGCGAGACGGGCCGGCTGAGCCCGACCGCCATGGACGCCACGCTCGCCGCGCTGGGCAGCTTTGCGACCATGGCCAGCGGCCAAGGGGTGAAACGCGTGCGGGCGATCGCCACCAGCGCGGTCCGCGACGCCGCCAACGGGCAGGAGTTCTGCCAGCGTGTGTACGAGAGCCTGGGGCTCAAGGTTGAGGTGATCAGCGCCCGCGAAGAAGCCCGGTTGGCGTTTATGAGCGTCGCCCGCGCGTTTGACGTGGCGGGTCGCGAGGTAGCCATCGCCGACATCGGCGGCGGCAGCACGGAGATCGTGCTGGCATCCAGCGGCATGATCGACCAGTGCTACGCCACCCGGCTGGGGGCCGTACGCGTGTCAGAAGACCACGGCCTCTGCGGCGCGGTGAACGAAGAGCAGCTCCGCGAGGCCTCCGACGCGGTCGATCGGCAACTGCGCCGCCACGCCAAGAAGCCGTCGTTCGAGCCCGAGATGCTGTACGGCACCGGCGGCACGTTCACCGCGATGGCGTCGATGCTGATCGGCAAGAACGGCGGCGACGGGTCGAACGTGTGGGGCTACCGGGCCGGGCGGGTCGAGATCCTCCACCTGCTGACCGACCTCAGCCAGCTTCCGCTGGAGAAACGCAAGAAGGTCTCTGGCCTCAACCCGCAACGGGCCGATATCATCGTCGGGGGGCTGCTGGTAATCGAGCGGATCATGAGCCACCTGAAGGTGAACACCGTGCAGGTGCACACCCGCGGCGTCCGCGACGGCGTGCTGCTGACGATGGTCCGCGACGGCCGCAGCCAGGGCAAACCGGTCCCCCCCGAGGCCCGCCGCGACGCGGTCGAGCTGTTCGCCAAGAGCTGCGGGGTCGACCTGACGCACGCCCGCCAAGTGGCCCGCATCGCCGCGCGGCTGCTGGAGCAGCTCGCCGAGCCGCTGGGGCTCGACCCCGCGGACCGCGAGCTGATGGAGACCGCCGCTATCCTCTCGAACGTCGGCTACCTGATCAACTTCGACAAGCACCACAAGCACTCCTACCAGCTCATCCTCAACAGCGAGCTCTCGGGCTTCGAACGCCGAGAGCTGCAACTGGTGGCCAACATCGCCCGCTACCACCGCGGCTCGCACCCGAAGAAGAAGCACGAGGGTTACGCAGAGCTTGGCGAGGAAGACCGCGAGCGTGTGGCGCAGCTCGCCGCGATCCTGCGGCTGGCGCTCGCGCTCGACCGCACCCACCAGCAGCAGGTGGCCGACCTAGCGTGCGCGGTCAGCGAGGGGCGTGTCGAGATCGCCGTAAGCAGCCGCGAGAACGCCGAAGGGGACCTGTGGGCCGCGCGGCGGAAGGTCGACTTGTTTGAGAAGGTGTTCCGCCGGCAGGTGGTGTTCGCCGAGGCTGGGTGA